Proteins from a single region of Gossypium arboreum isolate Shixiya-1 chromosome 1, ASM2569848v2, whole genome shotgun sequence:
- the LOC108483292 gene encoding transcription factor TCP4-like: MGDSRHQAATSSRLGIRHSGGEIVEVQGGHIVRSTGRKDRHSKVCTAKGPRDRRVRLSAHTAIQFYDVQDRLGYDRPSKAVDWLIKKAKPAIDELAELPPWNPETLNTTTSIAKTSNQEDQNATTATDNDKPYQFHINHSGNLVENLAAGSGTRRRTATIMGNEVQSLQQQEMGDNPNNNSGFLPPSLVSDEIADTIKSFFPLGASSETPSSSIQFQNYPPDLLSRTSSHSQDLRLSLQSFPEPILLHHHHHHAQAATAQAHHREPVLFSGASPLAGFDGSSAGWEHHHQHPAEIGRFQRLFAWNNSGAAADSSGGGGAGGSSGVGGGFIFGTPPPQSLPTAFGQNSQLFSQRGPLQSSNTPLVRAWIDQPISTTDQHQHQHQHHHHQQHHHHQIPENIHHHAALSGIGFTTPGVFSGFRVPARIQGEEDEHDSIANRLSSASSDSHH, translated from the coding sequence ATGGGAGATAGCCGCCACCAAGCTGCAACATCGTCAAGATTGGGGATAAGGCACTCTGGAGGGGAGATCGTTGAGGTCCAAGGAGGTCACATTGTTCGGTCAACTGGAAGGAAAGACCGTCACAGCAAAGTTTGTACTGCCAAAGGTCCTCGAGACCGACGTGTTCGTCTCTCAGCTCACACCGCCATCCAGTTCTACGACGTCCAGGACCGACTTGGCTACGACCGTCCTAGCAAAGCTGTGGATTGGCTTATCAAAAAAGCCAAACCTGCCATTGACGAGCTCGCTGAACTACCTCCTTGGAACCCTGAAACTTTGAATACAACCACTTCGATCGCTAAAACTAGTAACCAAGAAGACCAAAACGCGACAACCGCAACCGACAATGATAAGCCGTATCAGTTCCACATCAACCATAGTGGAAACCTGGTGGAAAACCTTGCTGCTGGGTCGGGTACTCGGAGAAGAACGGCTACAATAATGGGGAATGAAGTTCAAAGTCTTCAGCAACAAGAAATGGGAGATAACCCCAATAATAATTCGGGTTTTCTTCCACCTTCTTTAGTTTCTGATGAGATAGCGGATACAATTAAGTCTTTTTTCCCATTGGGAGCTTCAAGTGAGACGCCGTCTTCTTCCATACAGTTCcagaattatccgccggatttgTTGTCGAGGACCAGCAGTCACAGTCAAGATCTTCGGCTTTCACTACAATCGTTTCCGGAGCCGATTCTTttgcaccaccaccaccaccacgcCCAAGCTGCTACAGCTCAGGCACACCACCGTGAACCTGTTTTATTCTCTGGGGCCAGCCCATTAGCTGGTTTCGATGGGTCATCTGCTGGGTGGGAACATCACCACCAACACCCAGCGGAGATTGGAAGGTTCCAGAGATTGTTTGCCTGGAATAATAGCGGTGCTGCTGCTGATAGTAGCGGTGGCGGTGGTGCTGGCGGCAGTAGCGGTGTAGGAGGAGGATTTATCTTTGGCACTCCTCCACCGCAGTCACTGCCGACGGCTTTTGGCCAAAACAGCCAATTGTTTTCTCAGAGGGGACCCCTTCAGTCCAGTAACACGCCCTTGGTTCGTGCTTGGATAGACCAGCCAATTTCCACAACCGACCAACACCAACACCAACACCAACACCATCATCATCAACAACATCACCACCATCAAATCCCAGAAAACATCCATCATCACGCTGCTTTATCTGGCATTGGATTCACCACACCTGGTGTATTCTCTGGGTTTCGCGTTCCAGCACGAATTCAGGGCGAAGAAGATGAGCACGACAGCATTGCCAATAGGCTGTCCTCTGCTTCATCTGATTCTCACCATTGA